In bacterium, a single genomic region encodes these proteins:
- a CDS encoding ABC transporter substrate-binding protein, translated as MKRLTRRTVLRGTGAVAAGLAAGGRWARPAAAQAPTRIVFWHSMGGALGETVVRAFVSRFNAARRDIQVDAQFQGTYDDAINKLRASMQSTAVPAVVQVYDIGTRFMFDSKGAVPMQDFIDRDKFDLGPLEPNILAYYRVGGRLYSMPFNTSSAILYYNKDLFKKAGLDPNRAPRTFEEIEDYAKRLVQSGATRSGITLAIYGWFFEQLLARQGALYCNHGNGRDAAPTAVVFNQEEEGARILDWWARMVKAGVAANPGRPTAASQRAFAAGQTAMTFDSTAVLRSLLTQAGGRFEIGTGYFPKPPSAASGGSIVGGASVWILKNRPPQEQQAAWEFVKFISAPPQQAAWYAGTGYFPIRRDAYREPAAQETLAKSPQFLTAISELRSSPINRATQGALLGVFPEARQRVEDAIEATVLGRKPAKQALDDAARDIDQAITGYNRTMRIS; from the coding sequence GTGAAGCGGCTGACAAGACGGACCGTTCTGCGCGGCACGGGGGCGGTGGCGGCGGGGCTGGCGGCCGGCGGACGTTGGGCGCGGCCGGCGGCGGCGCAGGCGCCGACCCGGATCGTGTTCTGGCATTCGATGGGCGGTGCCCTCGGCGAGACCGTGGTGCGGGCCTTCGTGAGCCGGTTCAACGCCGCGCGCCGCGACATCCAGGTCGACGCGCAGTTTCAGGGAACGTACGACGACGCGATCAACAAGCTGCGCGCGTCGATGCAGTCGACCGCGGTCCCCGCCGTCGTGCAGGTGTACGACATCGGCACGCGGTTCATGTTCGACAGCAAGGGCGCGGTGCCGATGCAGGACTTTATCGACCGCGACAAGTTCGACCTCGGGCCGCTCGAGCCCAACATCCTGGCGTACTACCGGGTCGGCGGCCGGCTGTATTCGATGCCGTTCAACACGTCGAGCGCCATCTTGTACTACAACAAGGATCTGTTCAAGAAGGCCGGACTCGATCCCAACCGTGCGCCGCGGACATTCGAGGAGATCGAAGACTACGCGAAGCGGCTCGTGCAGAGCGGCGCGACGCGGTCCGGCATCACGCTCGCGATCTACGGTTGGTTCTTCGAGCAGCTGCTGGCGCGGCAGGGCGCGCTCTACTGCAACCACGGCAACGGCCGCGATGCGGCGCCGACGGCGGTGGTCTTCAACCAGGAGGAAGAGGGGGCGCGGATTCTGGACTGGTGGGCGCGGATGGTCAAGGCCGGCGTCGCGGCCAATCCCGGCCGGCCGACCGCCGCCAGCCAGCGGGCGTTCGCGGCGGGACAGACCGCGATGACCTTCGACTCGACCGCGGTGCTGCGCAGCCTGCTCACCCAGGCCGGCGGACGGTTCGAGATCGGCACCGGCTATTTCCCGAAGCCGCCGTCGGCCGCGTCGGGGGGCAGTATCGTCGGCGGCGCCTCGGTCTGGATCCTCAAGAACCGGCCGCCGCAGGAACAGCAGGCGGCGTGGGAGTTTGTGAAGTTCATCAGCGCGCCCCCGCAGCAGGCCGCGTGGTACGCCGGCACGGGCTACTTCCCGATCCGGCGTGACGCGTATCGCGAGCCTGCGGCCCAGGAGACGCTGGCGAAGAGCCCGCAGTTCCTCACCGCGATCAGCGAGCTGCGCAGCAGCCCGATCAACCGCGCGACCCAGGGGGCGCTGCTCGGTGTGTTTCCGGAAGCCCGGCAGCGCGTCGAGGACGCGATCGAGGCGACGGTGCTCGGCCGGAAGCCGGCGAAGCAGGCGCTCGACGACGCGGCGCGCGATATCGATCAGGCGATCACGGGCTACAATCGGACGATGCGGATCTCGTAG
- a CDS encoding putative N-acetylmannosamine-6-phosphate 2-epimerase, translated as MKTPPLLESLRGRLIVSCQAVAPSPLRRSDIIAALAECAAIGGAAGLRIDSPEDVAATRARVRVPIVGLFKRRAGSPLYITPAFEDAQAIARAGAEIVAVQATRERARHGDPLPQLIARLHAECGVLVMADVSTADEGATAEAAGADVVATTMAGYTPHSRQMPGPDLRLVEELAARVSVPVVAEGRIQTPEDAAAARRAGAWAVVVGRAITMPDAITARFVRAVEEAI; from the coding sequence GTGAAGACGCCGCCGCTGCTCGAGTCGCTGCGCGGCCGTCTGATCGTCTCCTGCCAGGCCGTCGCTCCGAGCCCGCTCCGCCGCTCGGACATCATCGCCGCGCTGGCGGAGTGCGCCGCGATCGGCGGCGCGGCCGGGTTGCGGATCGACTCGCCCGAGGATGTGGCGGCGACGCGGGCCCGGGTGCGCGTGCCGATCGTCGGACTGTTCAAGCGGCGGGCGGGCTCGCCGCTCTACATCACGCCGGCGTTTGAGGACGCGCAGGCGATCGCGCGGGCCGGCGCTGAAATCGTGGCCGTGCAGGCCACGCGCGAGCGCGCCCGGCACGGCGACCCGCTCCCCCAGCTCATCGCGCGGCTCCACGCCGAATGCGGCGTGCTGGTCATGGCCGACGTGTCGACGGCCGACGAAGGCGCGACCGCCGAGGCGGCCGGCGCCGACGTCGTGGCAACGACGATGGCCGGCTACACGCCGCACAGCCGGCAGATGCCCGGCCCGGATCTGCGCCTGGTCGAAGAACTGGCCGCGCGTGTGTCCGTGCCGGTCGTCGCCGAGGGGCGGATTCAGACGCCGGAGGACGCCGCCGCGGCGCGCCGCGCCGGCGCGTGGGCCGTCGTCGTCGGGCGCGCGATCACGATGCCGGATGCGATTACGGCGCGGTTCGTCCGGGCGGTGGAGGAGGCGATATAG
- a CDS encoding BadF/BadG/BcrA/BcrD ATPase family protein, which produces MDYFLGVDGGASGTACAVASADGAVLGIGHAGPSNHILAPGGRERARAAVRDGVGHALAAAGLGHVKFRAAQFGMTGITRDTEQARVFAEVVRETLEAALVRIENDAVIARAGALAGRPGVIVIAGTGSVAYGEDPHGGRARAGGWGYIFGDDGSGFSIGCGGVRAALHARDGTGEPTVLGERLGDAAGMPAADIPMAFYEGRIDRSRIAALSRVVARAAEEHDAVGRRLMEEAAAALARLAAAVIAKLRWPDGPVAVGPVGGVFEAGRTILRPLGEALARTAPAAILVPPRLEPAAGAVLLSMRAAGLPLSPAVLALLAATWELRLVGAPAGGRA; this is translated from the coding sequence ATGGACTATTTTCTCGGCGTCGACGGGGGCGCGTCGGGCACGGCCTGCGCGGTGGCCAGCGCCGACGGCGCAGTCCTCGGCATCGGGCACGCCGGCCCGAGCAACCACATCCTGGCCCCGGGCGGCCGTGAACGCGCCCGGGCGGCCGTGCGCGACGGGGTCGGACACGCGCTCGCCGCCGCCGGACTCGGGCATGTAAAGTTTCGCGCGGCGCAGTTCGGGATGACCGGCATCACGCGGGACACGGAGCAGGCCCGCGTGTTCGCCGAGGTCGTCCGCGAAACGCTCGAGGCGGCGCTCGTCCGCATTGAAAACGACGCGGTCATCGCCCGCGCCGGCGCCCTGGCCGGACGCCCGGGCGTCATCGTGATCGCCGGCACGGGATCGGTCGCGTACGGTGAGGATCCGCACGGCGGCCGGGCGCGCGCCGGCGGCTGGGGCTACATCTTCGGAGACGACGGCAGCGGATTCTCGATCGGCTGCGGCGGGGTGCGCGCGGCGCTCCACGCCCGCGACGGGACCGGCGAGCCGACCGTGCTGGGCGAGCGCCTCGGCGACGCCGCGGGCATGCCGGCGGCCGACATTCCGATGGCGTTCTACGAGGGACGGATCGACCGCTCGAGGATCGCGGCCCTCTCGCGCGTCGTGGCGCGCGCCGCGGAAGAGCACGACGCGGTGGGGCGCCGTCTCATGGAGGAGGCGGCCGCGGCGCTCGCCCGCCTGGCGGCCGCCGTGATCGCGAAACTGCGCTGGCCCGACGGCCCGGTCGCGGTCGGGCCGGTCGGCGGCGTCTTCGAAGCCGGCCGCACGATCCTGCGCCCGCTCGGCGAGGCCCTCGCCCGAACGGCGCCGGCGGCGATACTGGTGCCGCCGCGGCTGGAGCCGGCGGCCGGCGCGGTGCTGCTTTCGATGCGCGCGGCCGGCCTGCCGCTTTCGCCCGCCGTGCTCGCACTGCTCGCCGCGACGTGGGAGCTCCGCCTGGTCGGAGCCCCGGCCGGCGGACGTGCCTGA
- a CDS encoding carbohydrate ABC transporter permease, with the protein MNGGVRHAGMIAIAAVVLFPLLFAVSTSLKSGAELGRYPPSLWPQAPVLDNYADALTKAPLGRFLLNSAIQSGAVTLGQLLTSSLAAFAFAFIEFPGRRALFFAFLATLMVPLEVTLIPNYLTVRAFGWLDTYPALVAPFLATAFGTFLLRQFFLTIPRELADAARIDGCTRRRFLWTIVLPLARPALATLGIYAFLSTWNQYLWPLLVINSTAMRTVQIGLALLQSQESVSWGLVMAGVVLMVLPTAVVFLAGYRHVVRGLTAGAVKG; encoded by the coding sequence GTGAACGGCGGCGTGCGCCACGCCGGCATGATCGCGATCGCCGCGGTGGTGCTCTTTCCCCTGCTGTTCGCGGTGTCGACGAGCCTCAAGTCCGGCGCCGAACTCGGGCGCTACCCGCCGTCGTTGTGGCCGCAGGCGCCGGTCCTCGACAACTACGCCGACGCGTTGACGAAGGCGCCGCTCGGCCGGTTCTTGCTGAACTCGGCAATTCAGTCGGGCGCCGTGACTCTGGGACAGCTCTTGACGTCGTCGCTCGCGGCGTTTGCCTTCGCCTTCATCGAGTTTCCGGGCCGGCGCGCGCTGTTCTTCGCGTTTCTCGCGACGCTCATGGTGCCGCTCGAGGTCACGCTGATACCGAACTACCTGACCGTGCGGGCCTTCGGCTGGCTGGACACGTATCCCGCGCTCGTGGCGCCGTTTCTCGCGACGGCGTTCGGCACGTTCCTGCTGCGCCAGTTCTTTCTCACGATCCCGCGTGAACTCGCCGACGCGGCGAGGATCGACGGCTGTACGCGCCGGCGGTTCCTGTGGACGATCGTGCTGCCGCTCGCGCGACCGGCCTTGGCGACGCTCGGGATCTACGCGTTTCTGTCGACCTGGAATCAGTATTTGTGGCCGCTCCTGGTGATCAACTCGACGGCGATGCGCACCGTACAGATCGGACTCGCGCTGCTGCAGTCGCAGGAGTCGGTCTCCTGGGGCCTTGTGATGGCCGGGGTCGTGCTGATGGTCCTGCCGACCGCCGTGGTGTTCCTGGCCGGGTACCGGCACGTGGTTCGAGGACTGACGGCCGGCGCGGTGAAAGGCTGA
- the murQ gene encoding N-acetylmuramic acid 6-phosphate etherase — translation MSAPERNTEAANPATRDLDLLPVLEQARLMNAEDRRVPAAVAAALPAVATAAARIAEALARGGRLLYVGAGTSGRLAALDAAECPPTFGTDPETVQAVIAGGERAMTESVEGAEDDAAAGAREMDARRVGATDVVVGVAASGETPFTVAAVRRARERGAWTAGVACNPGSSLEAACDLAIVPVVGPEVIAGSTRLKAGTAQKLVLNMLSTLAMVRLGKVYGNLMVDLRATNSKLRRRAARIVAAASRSGEDRAAAALAQAGGRVPVAIVMLRLGVDAEAAADRLRRGGGSLRRALGEAD, via the coding sequence ATGTCCGCGCCTGAGCGCAACACCGAAGCCGCCAACCCGGCGACGCGGGACCTCGACCTGCTCCCGGTGCTCGAGCAGGCGCGTCTCATGAACGCCGAGGACCGCCGCGTGCCGGCGGCGGTCGCGGCCGCGCTGCCGGCCGTCGCGACCGCGGCCGCCCGGATCGCCGAGGCGCTCGCGCGCGGCGGCCGGCTGCTCTACGTGGGCGCCGGCACGAGCGGCCGGCTCGCCGCCCTCGACGCCGCGGAGTGCCCGCCGACGTTCGGCACGGACCCCGAGACGGTGCAGGCGGTCATCGCGGGCGGCGAGCGGGCGATGACCGAGTCGGTCGAAGGCGCCGAGGACGACGCGGCGGCCGGCGCGCGCGAAATGGACGCGCGGCGCGTGGGCGCGACCGACGTCGTCGTCGGCGTCGCCGCGAGCGGCGAAACGCCGTTCACGGTCGCCGCGGTCCGCCGCGCGCGCGAACGCGGCGCGTGGACGGCCGGCGTCGCGTGCAACCCGGGCTCGTCGCTGGAGGCCGCGTGCGATCTCGCGATCGTCCCGGTGGTCGGCCCCGAGGTCATCGCGGGCAGCACGCGTCTCAAGGCCGGCACGGCGCAGAAGCTCGTCCTCAACATGCTGAGCACCCTCGCGATGGTCCGCCTGGGCAAGGTCTACGGCAACTTGATGGTCGATCTGCGCGCGACAAACTCGAAATTGCGGCGCCGTGCGGCCCGCATCGTGGCCGCGGCGTCCCGATCGGGGGAGGACCGGGCGGCGGCGGCGCTCGCGCAGGCCGGCGGGCGCGTGCCGGTCGCGATCGTGATGCTGCGGCTCGGCGTGGACGCGGAAGCGGCGGCGGACCGACTCCGCCGCGGCGGCGGATCGCTCCGCCGGGCACTGGGGGAGGCGGACTGA
- the glpK gene encoding glycerol kinase GlpK produces the protein MPARIAAIDQGTTGTRCIVFDDRGRPLAGAYAEHRQSAPHPGWLEHDPEEIWAATCRVVAEALDRAAPPGGPLSAVGIANQRETVVVWERATGRPVYPAIVWQDTRTRDACAALVRDGSAETIRERTGLPMATYFSATKLAWILDHVSGARARAERGELCAGTIDAWLVWRLTGGPDGGAHVTDATNASRTMLMDLRARTWAEDLLEMFRIPPAILPEIRASSARYGETRRDGPFREAVTVCAALGDQQAALVGQACYRPGDAKNTYGTGCFLLQHTGAEPARSAAGLVSTVAYVLPPDAAYALEGSIAIAGAAVQWLRDDLGLIRTAEETAALAASVPDTGGAYFVPAFSGLFAPYWDMTARGAIVGLTRYVTRAHLVRATLEAICYQTRDVVEAMQRETGLRLSALRVDGGASRNDVLMQLQADLLGFPIVRAAVGETTALGAAYAAGLAQGVWESIEAAGAGWAADRTFRPAISAAERDERYAGWRRAVDRARGWTKGAQP, from the coding sequence GTGCCGGCCCGGATCGCGGCCATCGACCAGGGGACCACCGGAACCCGCTGTATCGTCTTCGACGACCGCGGGCGCCCGCTGGCGGGCGCCTACGCCGAGCACCGACAGTCCGCGCCACACCCGGGCTGGCTCGAGCACGACCCCGAAGAGATCTGGGCGGCGACCTGCCGCGTCGTCGCCGAGGCGCTGGACCGCGCCGCTCCGCCGGGCGGGCCGCTTTCGGCGGTCGGCATCGCGAACCAGCGCGAGACCGTGGTCGTGTGGGAGCGCGCCACGGGCCGGCCGGTCTATCCGGCGATCGTCTGGCAGGACACCCGCACGCGCGACGCCTGTGCGGCGCTCGTTCGCGACGGATCGGCGGAGACGATTCGAGAGCGTACCGGCCTTCCCATGGCGACGTATTTCTCGGCGACGAAGCTCGCCTGGATCCTCGACCACGTCTCCGGCGCGCGCGCCCGCGCCGAGCGCGGCGAACTGTGCGCCGGCACGATCGACGCGTGGCTCGTTTGGCGGCTGACCGGCGGGCCCGACGGCGGCGCGCACGTTACGGACGCGACGAACGCCTCGCGAACGATGCTGATGGACCTCCGCGCGCGCACGTGGGCGGAGGATCTGCTCGAGATGTTCCGGATCCCGCCGGCGATCCTGCCGGAGATCCGCGCGAGCAGCGCGCGGTACGGCGAGACGCGCCGCGACGGGCCGTTTCGTGAAGCGGTGACGGTCTGCGCCGCGCTCGGCGATCAGCAGGCCGCGCTCGTCGGCCAGGCGTGCTACCGGCCGGGGGACGCGAAGAACACCTACGGCACCGGCTGTTTCCTGCTGCAGCATACCGGGGCCGAACCGGCCCGCAGCGCGGCCGGTCTCGTCTCCACCGTCGCCTACGTGCTCCCGCCGGACGCGGCGTATGCGCTCGAGGGATCGATCGCGATCGCCGGCGCGGCGGTGCAGTGGCTGCGGGACGACCTGGGCCTGATCCGCACGGCCGAGGAGACCGCGGCGCTCGCGGCGTCCGTGCCGGACACCGGCGGCGCGTATTTCGTGCCGGCGTTTTCCGGACTGTTTGCGCCGTACTGGGACATGACGGCCCGCGGCGCGATCGTCGGGCTCACACGGTACGTGACACGCGCCCATCTCGTTCGCGCCACGCTCGAGGCCATTTGCTATCAGACGCGGGACGTGGTTGAGGCGATGCAGCGCGAGACCGGCCTGCGGCTTTCGGCGCTGCGCGTCGACGGCGGCGCCTCGCGCAACGATGTGCTGATGCAGTTGCAGGCGGACCTGCTGGGATTCCCCATCGTGCGCGCCGCCGTGGGCGAGACCACCGCGCTGGGGGCCGCCTACGCCGCGGGTCTCGCGCAAGGCGTGTGGGAGTCGATCGAGGCCGCGGGCGCGGGGTGGGCCGCCGACCGGACGTTCCGGCCGGCGATCTCCGCCGCCGAGCGGGACGAGCGTTACGCGGGCTGGCGGCGCGCGGTGGACCGCGCGCGCGGATGGACCAAGGGGGCGCAGCCGTGA
- a CDS encoding anhydro-N-acetylmuramic acid kinase, with amino-acid sequence MGWPWLDALIAKPTKRIVGLISGTSADGIAASLADITTGADPDRPRVALRDFRMTPFPEQVRERVLHAVIEPLTTQSLAQLSYLLGELFAEAARAVAGAAEAGLDGVDLIASHGQTVAHVGVPDPADRWSRAATMQIAEPAVIAARTGRPVVADFRSADIAAGGQAAPFVPYADLLLLGAPYGRIALNLGGIANFTVLPPHPRRDDVYAFDTGPSNMVIDGLVRHFSGGEERMDRDGRRAARGTVRADVLAELMRDPFVTAPPPKTAGHEQYGAAFLRALLARWGDVPPDDLIATATAFSADSIAWNIRRYVAPAHSVEELIASGGGTRNPVLMARLAEAVAPIRVRRIDDVGIPGDAKEALAFALLGHASLMGRPGALPRVTGAKYPAILGTWTWPPINRPKA; translated from the coding sequence ATGGGGTGGCCCTGGCTCGACGCGCTGATCGCGAAGCCGACGAAGCGCATCGTGGGACTAATCTCGGGGACCTCCGCGGACGGGATCGCGGCGTCGCTCGCCGACATCACGACCGGGGCGGACCCGGACCGGCCGCGGGTGGCGCTGCGGGACTTCCGGATGACACCGTTCCCCGAGCAGGTGCGCGAGCGCGTGCTGCACGCGGTCATCGAGCCGCTCACGACGCAGTCGCTGGCGCAGCTCTCGTATCTGCTCGGCGAGCTGTTTGCCGAAGCGGCGCGCGCCGTCGCGGGGGCCGCCGAAGCGGGGCTCGACGGCGTGGATCTCATCGCGTCGCACGGCCAGACCGTGGCTCACGTCGGGGTCCCGGATCCGGCCGACCGCTGGAGCCGCGCCGCGACGATGCAGATCGCCGAACCGGCCGTCATCGCCGCGCGGACCGGCCGCCCGGTCGTCGCGGACTTCCGCTCCGCGGACATCGCCGCGGGCGGACAGGCCGCGCCGTTCGTCCCGTACGCCGACCTGCTGCTGCTCGGCGCGCCCTACGGACGCATCGCGCTCAACCTGGGCGGCATTGCGAACTTCACCGTCCTGCCGCCGCACCCGCGCCGGGACGACGTTTACGCGTTCGACACCGGACCCTCCAACATGGTGATCGACGGGCTCGTCCGGCACTTCTCCGGCGGCGAGGAGCGCATGGACCGCGACGGCCGCCGCGCGGCGCGGGGCACGGTGCGCGCCGACGTTCTGGCGGAGCTGATGCGGGATCCGTTCGTCACCGCCCCGCCGCCCAAGACCGCCGGGCACGAACAGTACGGGGCGGCGTTTCTTCGCGCGCTGCTCGCGCGGTGGGGCGACGTCCCGCCGGACGACCTGATCGCCACCGCGACGGCGTTCTCCGCGGACTCGATCGCCTGGAACATCCGGCGGTACGTGGCGCCGGCGCACTCGGTGGAGGAGTTGATCGCCTCCGGCGGCGGAACGCGCAATCCGGTGCTGATGGCGCGCCTGGCCGAGGCAGTCGCGCCGATCCGTGTACGCCGCATCGACGACGTCGGCATCCCGGGCGACGCCAAGGAAGCGCTGGCCTTTGCGCTGCTGGGACACGCGAGCCTGATGGGCCGGCCCGGCGCCCTGCCGCGGGTGACCGGTGCCAAGTACCCCGCGATTCTCGGCACCTGGACGTGGCCGCCGATCAACCGGCCGAAGGCGTGA
- a CDS encoding serine hydrolase, with amino-acid sequence MSAGRFAEAIRRLEDAAGVAYPGAVLGVLWRGEVAVRRAAGRTAARDWAPAATPETIYDLASLTKVTATLPLVLQAVAEGRVALDDPVPDHLPECPHRNITLRQLLTHTSGLPAWIPFYLRTMGGDAIVRGAAATPLEARPGSRVTYSDIGFVLLGEIVRRKFGAPLDALVQDRLFRPLGMAHTGYRPVRAAPAGGDPAIAPTEDGTTIEQQMTQGAQWAAAGRRHTWRRYLIWGEVHDSNAHAMGGVSGHAGLFGTVDDMLAYARMWLAGGRGPHQRVLEPALVETAVAPQTPPPNVRGLGWALTGGQGWWRDALSPRAFGHTGFTGTSIVMDPERDLAIVVLSNAVHLGRDRTGIISLRPEIAAAVARAIA; translated from the coding sequence GTGAGCGCCGGCCGGTTCGCCGAGGCGATCCGCCGTCTCGAGGACGCCGCCGGCGTCGCGTATCCCGGCGCGGTACTGGGGGTGCTGTGGCGAGGCGAGGTCGCGGTCCGCCGCGCCGCCGGCCGCACGGCGGCGCGTGATTGGGCGCCTGCCGCCACGCCGGAGACGATTTACGATCTGGCGTCTTTGACGAAGGTGACCGCCACGCTGCCGCTCGTGCTGCAGGCGGTGGCGGAAGGCCGCGTTGCGCTCGACGATCCGGTGCCGGACCACCTCCCCGAGTGCCCCCACCGGAACATCACGCTCCGGCAGCTGCTGACGCACACGTCGGGGCTGCCGGCGTGGATTCCGTTCTATCTGCGCACGATGGGGGGCGACGCGATCGTCCGCGGCGCGGCGGCCACGCCGCTCGAGGCCCGGCCGGGCTCGCGGGTGACCTACAGCGACATCGGCTTTGTCCTGCTCGGCGAAATCGTCCGGCGCAAGTTCGGCGCGCCGCTCGACGCGCTGGTACAGGATCGCCTCTTCCGGCCCCTCGGGATGGCGCACACCGGGTATCGGCCGGTGCGCGCCGCGCCGGCCGGCGGCGATCCCGCGATCGCGCCGACCGAAGACGGGACGACCATCGAGCAGCAGATGACCCAGGGTGCGCAGTGGGCCGCCGCCGGCCGCCGCCACACCTGGCGGCGGTATCTCATCTGGGGCGAAGTGCACGACAGCAACGCCCACGCGATGGGCGGCGTGTCGGGCCACGCGGGACTCTTCGGCACGGTGGACGACATGCTCGCCTACGCGCGGATGTGGCTCGCCGGCGGCCGGGGCCCGCACCAGCGGGTGCTCGAGCCCGCGCTGGTCGAGACGGCGGTCGCGCCGCAGACACCCCCGCCGAACGTCCGCGGGCTCGGGTGGGCGCTCACCGGCGGCCAGGGGTGGTGGCGAGACGCGCTCTCGCCGCGCGCGTTCGGCCACACGGGCTTCACCGGCACGTCCATCGTGATGGATCCGGAACGGGATCTCGCGATCGTGGTGCTGAGCAACGCGGTCCATCTCGGGCGCGACCGCACCGGCATCATCAGCCTGCGGCCGGAGATCGCCGCGGCGGTCGCGCGCGCCATCGCCTAG
- a CDS encoding sugar ABC transporter permease, which translates to MTRRRGRQELVSALAYLVPSLAVFVLFVFYPLLRNAQMSLYETDPFGGLGLYAGTGNYARLLGSPAFLNSLRVSFLFALYTVPAGIVIGLPLALLANRPVRGIVVYRTAYSFTIAVSIAAAALIWAWLFDPNVGILDYFLSLAHAPAIGWLTDPRWALPAVAAATVWKDLGFNVVVLLAALQGVPEELVEAARIDGAGGWGVFRHVVVPAISPALFFVGVVGTIGVLQSFGQINILTQGGPVESTNVIVYSIFRNAFVNFRFGLAAAQAMVLFGLMLVLTGLQFTVFERWVTYQ; encoded by the coding sequence GTGACGAGGCGCCGCGGCCGGCAGGAGCTGGTCTCGGCGCTGGCCTACCTCGTCCCGTCGCTGGCGGTCTTCGTACTCTTCGTCTTCTATCCGCTGCTCCGCAACGCCCAAATGAGTCTGTACGAAACCGACCCCTTCGGCGGGCTCGGCCTCTACGCCGGCACCGGCAACTACGCGCGGCTGCTCGGGTCACCGGCGTTTCTCAACAGTCTCCGCGTCAGCTTCCTGTTCGCGTTGTACACGGTCCCGGCCGGCATCGTCATCGGGCTGCCGCTCGCGCTGCTGGCCAACCGGCCGGTGCGCGGCATCGTAGTCTACCGCACGGCCTATTCATTTACGATCGCGGTCAGCATCGCCGCGGCCGCGCTGATCTGGGCGTGGCTGTTCGATCCGAATGTCGGCATCCTCGACTACTTCCTGAGCCTCGCGCACGCCCCGGCGATCGGCTGGCTCACCGACCCGCGGTGGGCGCTGCCGGCGGTCGCCGCGGCGACGGTCTGGAAGGACCTCGGGTTCAACGTCGTCGTGCTGCTGGCGGCGCTCCAGGGCGTGCCGGAGGAGCTCGTCGAAGCCGCCCGCATCGACGGGGCCGGCGGCTGGGGCGTGTTTCGCCACGTCGTGGTCCCCGCGATCTCGCCGGCGCTGTTCTTCGTCGGCGTGGTCGGGACGATCGGGGTCCTGCAGTCGTTCGGCCAGATCAACATCCTTACGCAGGGCGGCCCCGTCGAGTCGACCAACGTCATCGTCTACTCCATCTTCCGGAACGCGTTTGTCAACTTTCGCTTCGGCCTCGCCGCCGCGCAGGCGATGGTCCTCTTCGGCCTGATGCTGGTCCTGACGGGGTTGCAGTTTACGGTCTTCGAACGCTGGGTGACGTACCAGTGA
- a CDS encoding CehA/McbA family metallohydrolase: MSRLLNPFSRPGRWYRGVWHCHTTESDGARSGDDVVAWYAQRGYDFLSITDHNRVTAPPKSAATGKLVLVPGVEVDAGRTGVGTAYHILGIGLREMIDVPRDTAARYAMPAQSVVDRLRAAGAVVFVAHPYWTGIVADDLVPLRDIAGIEVYNANVDEDIRKGYSSVHWDDCLARRRPLLGAANDDAHWKFADHGKGWTMLRAEALTPAAVTEGLAAGSFYASTGVVLEDVTLDGGTAAVRIAPPGATEVRFVCDTRWGGRVQGDGAPLREASFALRGREQYLRIEVVAPDGGMAWTNPLFVER, encoded by the coding sequence GTGAGCCGATTGCTCAATCCGTTTTCGCGTCCGGGACGGTGGTACCGCGGCGTCTGGCACTGCCACACGACCGAGTCCGACGGCGCGCGCTCGGGCGACGACGTCGTGGCGTGGTACGCGCAACGCGGCTATGACTTTCTCTCGATCACCGACCACAATCGCGTGACGGCTCCGCCGAAGTCCGCGGCCACCGGGAAGCTCGTCCTGGTGCCGGGAGTCGAGGTCGATGCCGGCCGGACCGGCGTCGGCACCGCGTATCATATCCTCGGCATCGGGCTGCGCGAGATGATCGACGTGCCGAGAGACACCGCCGCGCGGTACGCGATGCCGGCCCAGAGCGTGGTCGACCGCCTGCGCGCCGCGGGCGCCGTCGTGTTCGTCGCGCACCCGTACTGGACCGGGATCGTCGCCGACGACCTCGTGCCGCTGCGGGATATCGCGGGGATCGAGGTCTACAACGCGAACGTCGACGAGGATATCCGGAAAGGGTACAGCAGCGTGCACTGGGACGACTGTCTCGCACGCCGCCGGCCGCTGCTGGGCGCCGCCAACGACGACGCCCACTGGAAGTTTGCCGATCACGGCAAAGGCTGGACGATGCTGCGGGCGGAGGCGCTCACGCCCGCCGCCGTGACGGAGGGGCTGGCCGCGGGGTCCTTCTACGCATCGACCGGGGTCGTGCTCGAGGACGTAACCCTCGACGGCGGGACCGCCGCGGTGCGCATCGCCCCGCCGGGCGCGACCGAAGTCCGGTTCGTCTGCGACACGCGCTGGGGCGGGCGCGTCCAGGGCGACGGCGCGCCCCTCCGCGAGGCGTCGTTCGCGCTGCGGGGGCGGGAACAGTATCTCCGGATCGAGGTGGTGGCGCCGGACGGCGGGATGGCCTGGACCAACCCGCTGTTCGTGGAGCGATGA